A portion of the Stigmatella aurantiaca DW4/3-1 genome contains these proteins:
- the tnpC gene encoding IS66 family transposase, which produces MGVDSADVGGYKATVSQHESPSAPQARIAELEALLSAERQRSAQLEKEREVLKASHERLRLELELLKQRLFVAKAERVDSRQLELEFAQKLRALDEVAGTLGMASGETSGGAGAKQKRKPSGRRDLKSLPLEEKRVEIADPVFDALVAQGKAERIGFEESCKLAWQRGGMRRLVIARVKYRTVDEGGEAFLASALTPKELFFRCLAAPSLLAHLVIGKYCEGLPLFRLEQRLARDGVPVDRGTMARWMEEVGATVGTTVVAAMRDEALATAFCIATDATGVAVQPEPTQGQRQACRRGHYFVQVVDKGAVFFEYTPRETSAAVLELFKGFSGYVQADAKSVYDALFRPTEEPPQEGEAEVRHEVACWVHCRRGFWEATAAKSLVAREGLARIGRIFELEAVWRDKPPEEIHRLRLAHLRPHVESFFRWAEVEHTQVRQERGLLRKALGYAVRHHEALRRFLEDGRLLLENNRSERELRRLAVGRKAWLFVGSDDHAQSAGHLFTLIATARLHRLDPEAYLRDLLRVLAHWPRERYLELAPKSWAATRARLVATELDAEVGELTVPKPLAAPAEEQSPPR; this is translated from the coding sequence GTGGGAGTCGACAGCGCCGACGTGGGGGGTTACAAGGCCACAGTGTCCCAGCACGAGTCCCCTTCGGCCCCCCAGGCCCGTATTGCCGAGCTTGAAGCGCTGCTGAGCGCCGAGAGGCAGCGCAGCGCGCAGTTGGAGAAGGAGCGGGAGGTGCTGAAGGCCTCGCACGAGCGGCTGCGGCTGGAATTGGAGCTGCTCAAGCAGCGTCTCTTCGTGGCCAAGGCCGAGCGAGTGGACAGTCGGCAATTGGAGCTGGAGTTCGCCCAGAAGCTGCGCGCCCTGGACGAGGTGGCCGGCACGCTGGGCATGGCCTCGGGCGAGACGTCAGGCGGCGCGGGGGCGAAGCAGAAGCGCAAGCCCTCGGGCCGCCGGGACTTGAAGAGTCTGCCGTTGGAGGAGAAGCGGGTGGAGATTGCCGACCCCGTCTTCGACGCACTGGTGGCCCAGGGCAAGGCCGAGCGAATTGGCTTCGAGGAGAGCTGCAAGCTGGCCTGGCAGCGCGGCGGCATGCGAAGGCTCGTCATCGCCCGGGTGAAGTACCGCACCGTGGATGAGGGCGGCGAGGCCTTCCTGGCGTCGGCGCTGACGCCCAAAGAGCTCTTCTTCCGCTGCCTAGCCGCGCCGTCGCTGCTGGCCCACCTGGTGATTGGCAAGTACTGCGAAGGGCTGCCGCTGTTCCGCCTGGAGCAGCGCCTGGCGCGCGACGGGGTGCCGGTGGACCGGGGGACGATGGCCCGGTGGATGGAGGAGGTGGGCGCGACGGTGGGCACCACGGTGGTGGCCGCGATGCGAGACGAGGCGCTGGCCACCGCCTTCTGCATCGCCACGGACGCCACAGGCGTAGCGGTGCAGCCGGAGCCCACGCAGGGCCAGCGCCAGGCGTGTCGGCGGGGCCACTACTTCGTGCAGGTGGTGGACAAGGGCGCCGTCTTCTTCGAGTACACACCGCGCGAGACGAGCGCCGCAGTGTTGGAGCTCTTCAAGGGCTTCAGCGGGTACGTGCAGGCCGACGCGAAGAGCGTCTACGACGCCCTCTTCCGTCCTACCGAGGAGCCGCCGCAGGAGGGCGAGGCCGAGGTGCGGCACGAGGTAGCGTGCTGGGTGCACTGCCGCAGAGGTTTCTGGGAAGCGACGGCTGCCAAAAGCCTCGTAGCTCGGGAGGGGCTGGCTCGAATCGGCCGCATCTTCGAATTGGAAGCGGTGTGGAGGGACAAGCCCCCGGAGGAGATTCACCGACTGCGACTGGCGCACCTGCGGCCGCACGTGGAGTCCTTCTTCCGCTGGGCCGAGGTGGAGCACACGCAGGTGCGGCAGGAGCGCGGCCTGTTGCGCAAGGCGCTCGGCTACGCCGTGCGGCACCACGAGGCCCTGCGACGCTTCCTCGAGGACGGTCGGCTGCTGCTGGAGAACAACCGCTCCGAGAGAGAATTGCGGAGGCTCGCCGTCGGCAGAAAGGCGTGGCTCTTCGTCGGCAGTGATGACCACGCGCAGAGCGCCGGCCACCTCTTCACCCTCATCGCCACCGCGCGGCTGCACCGCCTTGACCCCGAGGCGTACCTGAGGGACCTCTTGAGAGTGCTGGCTCACTGGCCTCGGGAGCGCTACCTGGAGCTGGCCCCCAAGTCCTGGGCCGCTACGCGAGCCCGCCTGGTGGCCACCGAGCTCGACGCCGAAGTGGGCGAACTCACCGTCCCGAAGCCGCTCGCGGCCCCGGCCGAAGAGCAGTCGCCGCCGCGCTGA
- a CDS encoding TetR/AcrR family transcriptional regulator — translation MGRHREFDVEKALDAALRVFWRKGYEGASYADLVEATGVERPALYSAFGNKEALFRKVLARYDERYLDYIPEALALPTAYEVAAHILHKAVELNTRYPGRTGCLGINGALAGSDDAEPVRQALVEFRAAGQERLRERFERAKTEGDLPSTAKPHALAAFVMTVTQGIAVQAKAGLSRDILETVAEQALSTWPAR, via the coding sequence ATGGGCCGTCATCGCGAGTTTGACGTGGAGAAGGCGCTCGACGCCGCGCTCCGCGTGTTTTGGCGCAAGGGCTACGAGGGTGCCTCCTACGCAGACCTGGTCGAAGCGACGGGCGTCGAGCGCCCTGCCCTCTACTCGGCGTTCGGCAACAAGGAAGCGCTCTTTCGCAAAGTCTTGGCTCGCTACGACGAGCGGTATCTCGACTACATTCCGGAAGCGCTCGCGCTCCCCACGGCGTACGAAGTTGCTGCTCACATCCTGCACAAAGCAGTCGAGCTCAATACGCGTTACCCCGGCCGGACGGGATGTCTAGGCATCAACGGGGCCTTGGCGGGCTCCGATGACGCCGAGCCCGTGCGGCAAGCGTTGGTCGAGTTCAGAGCGGCTGGGCAGGAGCGGCTTCGTGAACGCTTCGAACGGGCGAAAACCGAAGGCGACTTGCCAAGCACGGCCAAGCCCCATGCCCTCGCCGCCTTCGTGATGACAGTCACTCAGGGCATCGCGGTGCAGGCCAAGGCGGGGTTGAGCCGCGACATCTTGGAGACTGTCGCAGAGCAGGCCTTGTCCACGTGGCCGGCTCGATGA
- a CDS encoding SDR family NAD(P)-dependent oxidoreductase, with the protein MLSTLKGKVALITGGSRGLGAATAEALAELGADVAISYVASAEKAEAVVEKLKAKGVRAVALRSDQADMASAKPLVDEVVSQMGRLDILVNNAAVVAKGQTVDDPALDTAALDHQWQVNVMGAVATTRAAAPVLSDGGRIIFIGSLNGTHALFPGVADYAGTKAAIIGYAKGVARDLGGRNITVNVVQPGAMPTDMMREVLGERAPDAFLDLHPIRRLATLEEVSALICFLAGPHGGYMTGGVFDVAGGLSI; encoded by the coding sequence ATGTTGAGCACACTGAAGGGCAAGGTCGCGCTCATCACGGGCGGCTCGCGGGGTCTGGGGGCTGCCACGGCCGAAGCGCTCGCCGAACTGGGGGCAGACGTCGCGATCAGCTATGTCGCCTCGGCGGAGAAAGCCGAAGCCGTGGTCGAGAAGCTCAAGGCCAAGGGCGTGCGGGCAGTCGCGCTCCGCAGCGATCAGGCGGACATGGCCTCGGCCAAGCCGCTGGTCGATGAGGTCGTGTCGCAGATGGGTAGGCTCGACATCCTCGTCAACAACGCGGCCGTCGTTGCGAAGGGCCAGACCGTTGATGATCCCGCACTCGACACGGCCGCTCTCGACCATCAGTGGCAGGTCAACGTCATGGGCGCGGTGGCCACCACGCGCGCGGCAGCGCCGGTCCTCTCCGACGGCGGACGGATCATCTTCATCGGTTCTCTCAACGGCACCCATGCGCTGTTTCCGGGTGTTGCCGACTACGCGGGAACGAAGGCCGCCATCATCGGCTACGCCAAGGGCGTCGCTCGAGATCTCGGCGGGCGCAACATCACCGTCAACGTGGTCCAGCCCGGCGCGATGCCCACCGACATGATGCGAGAGGTTCTGGGCGAGCGTGCGCCCGACGCCTTTCTCGACCTTCACCCCATCCGGCGGCTCGCCACCCTCGAGGAGGTGTCTGCCCTGATCTGTTTTCTGGCCGGGCCGCACGGGGGCTACATGACAGGCGGCGTCTTCGACGTGGCCGGCGGCCTCAGCATCTGA
- a CDS encoding SDR family NAD(P)-dependent oxidoreductase, whose product MTTNFGAKSTADEVLAGVELKGKRFLVTGTSSGIGRETARALVARGASVVGVVRNIAKAKAATATVHDAGSKGGGRLDLIEFDLASLSSVRAGADKLISEGRPFDALIANAGIMAAPYGRTVDGFEVQFGTNHLGHFALINRIAPLLVENGRLVVLSSQAHRVADIDLDDPNFERQAYDPFVAYGRSKTANSLFAVEFDRRHRHRGIRAASVMPGNSLTDLPRHLSQEELQGLFETVGKARAQAGLPPAELKQIPQAAATTVWAAAVADGDTVGGKYLEDCAVARVDDTPNPFADGVRAYALDAEKAKQLWARSEDWISAA is encoded by the coding sequence ATGACGACGAATTTTGGTGCGAAGTCGACCGCTGACGAAGTCCTTGCTGGCGTCGAACTCAAGGGAAAACGATTTCTGGTCACCGGCACCTCGTCGGGCATCGGGCGAGAGACCGCCCGCGCGTTGGTCGCTCGTGGCGCCAGCGTCGTCGGCGTCGTCAGGAACATCGCCAAGGCAAAAGCCGCCACGGCGACGGTTCACGACGCCGGTTCCAAAGGGGGGGGCAGGCTGGATCTGATCGAGTTCGATCTCGCATCCTTGTCAAGCGTTCGCGCCGGTGCGGACAAGCTGATATCCGAAGGCCGGCCTTTCGATGCCTTGATCGCGAACGCCGGCATCATGGCGGCGCCGTATGGCCGGACCGTCGACGGCTTCGAGGTGCAGTTCGGGACCAATCATCTCGGCCACTTCGCTCTCATCAATCGAATCGCGCCCCTGCTCGTCGAAAACGGACGGTTGGTGGTGCTGTCCTCTCAGGCGCATCGCGTCGCCGATATAGACCTCGATGACCCGAACTTCGAGCGCCAGGCGTACGATCCATTCGTCGCCTACGGCCGTTCGAAGACTGCCAACTCCCTGTTCGCCGTGGAGTTCGACCGTCGCCATCGCCATCGCGGCATTCGTGCCGCCTCGGTGATGCCCGGAAACAGCCTCACCGATCTTCCCCGTCACCTCTCGCAAGAGGAACTGCAAGGCCTCTTCGAGACCGTGGGCAAAGCCCGTGCGCAGGCAGGGCTGCCGCCTGCGGAGCTGAAACAAATTCCGCAGGCCGCCGCGACGACGGTGTGGGCCGCAGCCGTCGCCGATGGCGACACAGTCGGCGGGAAGTATCTCGAGGACTGCGCCGTCGCGCGGGTCGATGACACGCCGAACCCATTCGCCGATGGCGTGAGAGCGTATGCGCTCGATGCGGAGAAGGCGAAGCAACTCTGGGCGAGGAGCGAGGACTGGATCAGCGCTGCTTAG
- a CDS encoding DMT family transporter, whose amino-acid sequence MATAPFSTARATAIGTVAILLWASLALLATYTGNIPPFETVALSFAVASLLTLGKWVVRREDIGRHLRQPAAVWLTGVGGLFGYHFFYFLALKRAPPVEANLINYLWPLLIVLFSALLPGERLRGWHVGGAILGLCGTLLIVTDGGQVALRPEYAVGYASAFACAVTWGAYSVLSRRFGAVPTDTVGGFCGVTAVLAALCHGAFEQPVWPSPGEWLALVLMGAGPTGLAFFVWDVGMKRGNIRALAGLSYSTPLLSTVLLIVAGRTRPSVTLALACLFIISGAVLASRDLWARDARGATNPAL is encoded by the coding sequence ATGGCCACAGCTCCCTTTTCCACGGCTCGCGCCACGGCCATCGGCACGGTGGCCATCCTGCTCTGGGCCTCGCTGGCCCTGCTGGCGACGTACACGGGCAACATCCCGCCCTTCGAGACCGTGGCCCTCTCCTTCGCCGTCGCCTCCCTGCTGACGCTCGGTAAGTGGGTGGTGCGGCGTGAGGACATCGGGCGCCACCTGCGCCAGCCCGCCGCGGTCTGGCTGACGGGTGTGGGGGGACTGTTCGGCTACCACTTCTTCTACTTCCTGGCCCTCAAGCGAGCGCCGCCCGTGGAGGCCAACCTCATCAACTATCTGTGGCCTCTGCTCATCGTGCTCTTCTCCGCGCTGTTGCCCGGCGAGCGGCTGCGCGGATGGCATGTGGGCGGAGCCATCCTCGGCCTGTGCGGCACGCTGCTCATCGTGACGGACGGAGGCCAGGTCGCCCTTCGCCCCGAGTACGCCGTCGGTTATGCCTCGGCGTTCGCGTGCGCCGTGACGTGGGGGGCCTACTCGGTTCTCTCGCGCCGCTTCGGCGCGGTTCCCACCGACACAGTGGGCGGCTTCTGTGGCGTCACGGCGGTGCTCGCCGCGCTCTGTCATGGGGCCTTCGAGCAGCCCGTCTGGCCCAGCCCCGGCGAGTGGCTCGCCCTGGTGCTCATGGGCGCTGGGCCCACCGGGCTGGCCTTCTTCGTCTGGGATGTCGGGATGAAGCGCGGCAACATCCGGGCGCTCGCCGGCCTCTCGTACTCCACGCCGCTCTTGTCCACGGTGCTGCTCATCGTGGCCGGGCGCACCCGGCCCAGCGTCACGTTGGCCCTGGCCTGCCTGTTCATCATCAGTGGGGCCGTGCTCGCCTCGCGGGACCTGTGGGCCCGGGACGCGAGGGGCGCCACGAACCCGGCTCTCTGA
- a CDS encoding CHAT domain-containing tetratricopeptide repeat protein, producing the protein MRQAFGWMVALFLCCTAKGWASTEKPDARLTEAQSNFDEATKLKEAGKYSEALAQAEHALLLREAVLGGAHPDVAKCLGLVGTIHLLNGELVQAEFLLLRALAIHEASLGKDHPDVASSLSHLAVVYTHWGKYDRAEPLLLRALAIREASLGKDHSDVAISLHNLANLYSAQGFHGRAEPLYQRALAILEASLGTAHLFVAHTILKLAALYKDQGLYGRAEPLLLRALAIFEATLGKTHPNIASSLDILAALHYAQGGYDRAEPLVLQALTIREDALGKTNPSVAVSLNNLAALYSAQGFHGRAEPLYQRALAILEASFGKAHPAVAVALHNLAALYSEQGLYGRAEPLYRRALAIREAALGKAHPDVASSLNNLALLYFTQGLYGRAEPLYRRALAIREAALGKTHPDVAFPLHNLANLYFAQGMYGRAEPLYQRARALWEAALGSNHPRVAESLTAIGKLYLAQHRLSEALPLFARSFSISEQRLRHEALGFSESRLSSFLSHLRADEQRLYALLRSHPQDARIQRMALGAALLLKGRSVSETAHISRTLYLSLGPEDRDSFERLRSLRTQVAALSFSGTGAFSPEAYQQRLQSLLSEGDSLEADLAKRSAPLRALSSLPAPGDIVHRVASSLPKDSALVEFIAYSDSPLVPLPTVPSVQKAGQMRYLALVLFPDASSRAVDLGLAAPIDQTASRLRDALAGQDASYQSTAQELYRLAFLPLLPLLGPTRRLFLAPDSQLNLIPFSALHDGQGFLLDSFDFSYRTSGRELLLRSQDIPPSSSIFVLAAPDFTASAPPAASSAPPSAVPSGTLERFFSLSRPDLPRGAWVPLPGTRLEAEGIQRLLPQAQLFLGADASKQRLLTLPTPGILHLATHGFFLGDSRASPSSRGLAFVDSLGGAPPPQQEPLLNSGLVLTGALATAPDTMPSLEDSLVTALELAGLNLWGTQLVVLSACDTGRGEVHLGQGVYGLRRALIAAGAETVLVSLWKVNDDSTRLLMDLYYRYLLNGQGRASALREAMRALRVTHPHPHAWAPFIALGSDAPLRDISPIAPQTPPPETPPRDFNSARFCQSRWRQP; encoded by the coding sequence ATGCGTCAGGCTTTCGGTTGGATGGTGGCACTCTTTCTTTGCTGCACAGCCAAAGGATGGGCCAGTACAGAGAAACCGGATGCACGGCTGACAGAGGCTCAGTCGAACTTTGACGAGGCAACGAAGCTCAAGGAGGCAGGCAAGTATTCTGAGGCCCTCGCACAGGCGGAGCATGCGCTCTTGCTCAGGGAAGCCGTGCTGGGCGGCGCACATCCAGACGTCGCCAAATGCCTGGGTCTGGTGGGGACCATTCACCTCCTGAACGGGGAACTCGTTCAGGCCGAGTTCCTCTTGTTACGGGCGCTGGCCATTCACGAGGCCTCCCTCGGCAAGGACCATCCCGACGTCGCCTCCTCCCTCAGCCACCTCGCCGTCGTCTACACACACTGGGGGAAGTATGACCGGGCCGAGCCCCTCTTGCTACGGGCGCTGGCCATTCGCGAGGCCTCCCTCGGCAAGGACCATTCCGACGTCGCCATTTCTCTCCACAACCTCGCCAATCTCTACTCGGCCCAGGGATTCCATGGCCGGGCCGAGCCCCTCTACCAGCGCGCGCTCGCCATCCTCGAAGCCTCCCTGGGAACGGCCCACCTCTTCGTCGCCCACACCATCCTCAAACTCGCCGCTCTCTACAAGGATCAGGGATTGTATGGCCGGGCCGAGCCCCTCTTGCTGCGGGCGCTGGCCATCTTCGAGGCCACCCTCGGCAAGACCCATCCCAACATCGCCTCTTCGCTCGACATCCTTGCCGCGCTCCATTACGCCCAGGGGGGGTATGACCGGGCCGAGCCCCTCGTGCTGCAGGCGTTGACCATCCGAGAGGATGCTCTCGGCAAGACCAACCCCTCCGTTGCCGTTTCGCTCAACAACCTCGCCGCCCTCTACTCGGCCCAGGGATTCCATGGCCGGGCCGAGCCCCTCTACCAGCGCGCGCTCGCCATCCTCGAAGCCTCCTTCGGCAAGGCCCATCCCGCCGTCGCCGTCGCACTCCACAACCTCGCCGCTCTCTATTCTGAGCAGGGGCTGTATGGCCGGGCCGAGCCCCTCTACCGGCGCGCGCTCGCCATCCGCGAAGCGGCCCTCGGCAAGGCCCATCCTGACGTCGCCTCCTCCCTCAATAACCTCGCCCTCCTCTACTTTACCCAAGGGTTGTACGGCCGGGCTGAGCCCCTCTACCGGCGCGCGCTCGCCATCCGTGAAGCGGCCCTCGGCAAGACCCATCCCGACGTCGCCTTTCCCCTCCACAACCTCGCCAATCTCTACTTTGCCCAGGGGATGTATGGCCGGGCCGAGCCCCTCTACCAGCGCGCACGCGCTCTCTGGGAGGCTGCCCTCGGCAGCAACCACCCCCGTGTCGCGGAATCACTCACCGCGATTGGCAAACTCTATCTGGCCCAGCATCGCCTCTCCGAGGCGCTCCCTCTTTTCGCTCGCTCCTTCTCCATCTCAGAGCAGCGCCTGCGCCACGAGGCCCTCGGCTTCTCCGAGTCTCGCCTTTCCTCCTTCCTGTCTCATCTGCGCGCCGACGAACAAAGGCTCTATGCCCTGCTGCGCTCACACCCCCAGGACGCTCGCATTCAACGCATGGCCCTCGGCGCCGCGCTCCTTCTCAAGGGCCGCTCCGTCTCGGAGACCGCCCACATCTCCCGGACCCTCTACCTCAGCCTGGGCCCCGAAGACCGCGACTCCTTCGAGCGCCTCCGGAGTTTGCGCACCCAGGTGGCGGCGCTCTCCTTCTCTGGCACGGGGGCTTTCTCTCCGGAAGCCTACCAACAGCGCCTTCAATCCCTCCTCTCGGAGGGCGATTCCCTGGAGGCGGACCTGGCCAAACGCTCGGCTCCCCTTCGCGCCCTCTCCTCTCTTCCAGCCCCTGGCGACATCGTCCACCGCGTCGCCTCCTCCCTCCCCAAGGATTCCGCCCTCGTCGAATTCATCGCCTACTCCGACAGCCCCCTTGTTCCCCTTCCCACGGTACCGTCCGTCCAGAAGGCCGGCCAGATGCGCTACCTGGCGCTGGTTCTCTTCCCCGATGCCTCCTCCCGCGCCGTGGATCTCGGCCTCGCGGCTCCCATTGACCAGACCGCCTCTCGCCTTCGCGATGCCCTGGCTGGCCAAGACGCCTCTTATCAATCCACCGCCCAGGAACTCTACCGGCTCGCTTTCCTTCCCTTGCTTCCCCTGCTGGGTCCCACCCGCCGCCTCTTTCTGGCCCCCGACAGTCAGCTGAACCTCATCCCCTTCTCCGCCCTTCACGACGGCCAGGGCTTTCTCCTGGACTCCTTCGACTTCTCCTACCGCACTTCCGGCCGTGAACTGCTGCTGCGTTCCCAGGACATCCCTCCTTCCTCCTCCATCTTCGTTCTGGCGGCCCCTGACTTCACCGCTTCCGCTCCGCCCGCGGCTTCCAGCGCTCCGCCATCCGCGGTGCCCTCCGGCACGCTTGAGCGCTTCTTCTCCCTCTCGCGTCCGGACCTGCCCAGAGGTGCTTGGGTTCCCTTGCCGGGCACACGTCTGGAGGCTGAGGGCATCCAACGCCTGTTGCCCCAGGCCCAGCTTTTCCTGGGCGCGGATGCCTCCAAGCAGCGGCTGCTCACTCTTCCCACCCCGGGCATTCTCCACCTGGCCACCCATGGCTTCTTCCTCGGCGACTCCCGCGCCTCCCCCTCTTCCCGGGGCCTGGCCTTCGTCGACTCCCTGGGCGGCGCACCTCCTCCCCAGCAAGAGCCTCTGCTCAACTCGGGCCTGGTCCTGACAGGCGCCCTCGCCACGGCTCCGGACACGATGCCTTCCCTGGAGGACTCCCTGGTCACGGCTCTGGAACTGGCAGGGCTGAACCTCTGGGGGACCCAGCTGGTCGTCCTCTCCGCGTGTGACACCGGCCGCGGCGAGGTCCACCTCGGCCAGGGCGTCTATGGCCTGCGCCGGGCCCTGATCGCCGCTGGCGCGGAAACCGTCCTGGTCAGCCTTTGGAAAGTCAATGACGACTCCACACGCCTTCTCATGGACCTCTACTACCGCTACCTCTTGAACGGCCAAGGCCGGGCCTCCGCGCTGCGCGAGGCCATGCGTGCGCTGCGGGTGACCCATCCCCATCCCCATGCGTGGGCTCCGTTCATCGCCCTGGGCAGCGATGCCCCCTTGCGGGACATCTCGCCCATCGCTCCGCAAACACCTCCACCTGAGACCCCGCCTCGAGACTTCAACTCCGCACGGTTTTGCCAATCTCGGTGGCGGCAACCTTGA
- a CDS encoding helix-turn-helix domain-containing protein, which yields MTITGRLAEEELEKTVADMAREAGVSHSSFAAAFTSAVGEPPLDYLTNWRIYRAKVLLTSSDESLAEIATRVGYDSDMALSRAFKRKAGVPPGAFRKTALARPEAAQDNARIPLAAARHRGR from the coding sequence ATGACGATCACCGGTCGCCTGGCTGAAGAAGAGCTTGAAAAAACGGTGGCCGATATGGCGCGCGAGGCGGGCGTGTCGCATTCGAGCTTCGCGGCTGCATTCACGTCAGCCGTCGGAGAGCCGCCCCTCGACTACCTCACCAACTGGCGCATCTACCGCGCCAAGGTGCTGCTCACTTCCAGTGACGAGTCCCTCGCGGAGATCGCGACCCGAGTCGGCTATGACTCCGACATGGCCCTCAGCCGCGCTTTCAAGCGCAAGGCCGGCGTCCCTCCGGGAGCCTTCCGCAAGACAGCCTTGGCGCGGCCGGAAGCCGCTCAGGACAATGCCCGGATTCCGCTCGCCGCAGCGCGCCATCGTGGGCGGTAA
- a CDS encoding tetratricopeptide repeat protein has product MRMFKLLLGGTALVGAALGPGSGEAAAKVIGPGFGRICYEYARAGHASDVGLEACNQALTEQNLDPSDRAATFVNRGILHMYAREHALALASYEQALRVEPDQAEAYVNQGIALVNLGRDAEAVAAVNRALELNTARPELAYYTRGIAHEMLGNDRAAFNDYRQAAALKPEWQEPHTQLRRFSVVPKGEG; this is encoded by the coding sequence ATGCGGATGTTCAAGCTGCTACTCGGTGGGACCGCGCTTGTCGGCGCAGCGCTGGGGCCAGGGTCCGGAGAAGCCGCGGCCAAGGTGATCGGCCCTGGGTTCGGCCGGATCTGCTACGAGTACGCCCGGGCCGGACATGCCTCGGACGTAGGCCTTGAGGCCTGCAATCAGGCGCTCACCGAGCAGAACCTGGATCCGAGCGATCGCGCCGCGACCTTCGTCAACCGCGGGATTCTCCACATGTATGCCAGGGAGCACGCGCTCGCGCTCGCCAGTTACGAGCAGGCGTTGAGGGTGGAGCCGGATCAGGCCGAGGCCTACGTCAACCAGGGCATCGCGCTGGTGAACCTTGGCCGGGACGCAGAGGCGGTGGCGGCGGTCAACCGGGCGCTGGAGCTGAACACCGCACGGCCCGAGCTCGCCTACTACACGCGCGGCATCGCCCACGAGATGCTCGGCAACGACCGCGCCGCCTTCAACGACTACCGCCAGGCCGCGGCGCTCAAACCCGAGTGGCAGGAGCCGCACACGCAGCTTCGGCGCTTTTCAGTCGTCCCCAAGGGAGAGGGCTGA
- a CDS encoding DUF5011 domain-containing protein, which translates to MNGWVHGVYTRAYTLSDSAGNAAQPVSRTVEVTDCPG; encoded by the coding sequence GTGAATGGATGGGTCCATGGCGTGTACACCCGGGCGTACACGCTCTCGGACAGCGCGGGGAATGCTGCCCAACCCGTGAGCCGCACCGTCGAGGTGACCGACTGCCCTGGGTAG
- a CDS encoding Ig-like domain-containing protein: protein MAYHQTVSTDQDTAKSIALTATDPAGAPHTYLIVTPPAFGTLSGTGAGVIYTPNVGFSGTDSYVFKASNGITNSNPATVHIGRVT from the coding sequence GTGGCGTATCATCAGACAGTCTCCACAGACCAAGACACTGCCAAGAGTATTGCGCTGACAGCCACCGACCCAGCAGGCGCACCCCACACCTATTTGATCGTGACGCCCCCTGCCTTTGGAACGCTGAGCGGCACGGGCGCTGGCGTGATTTACACTCCCAACGTTGGATTCAGCGGCACGGATTCGTATGTTTTCAAGGCCAGCAATGGAATCACCAACAGCAACCCCGCGACCGTTCACATTGGGCGGGTGACGTGA
- a CDS encoding nuclear transport factor 2 family protein: MATFREAVDAKDIHAIEAMLADDVVFHSPVAFKPYPGKAVTSAILQAVIEVFEDFHYVREIQDGINHAYVFEAKVDGLHLTGCDFLVFNEHGKIVDFMVMVRPLKAAQALATRMGERFPAIQAAALAKIQNEG; encoded by the coding sequence GTGGCCACTTTCCGAGAAGCAGTCGACGCCAAGGACATCCATGCCATTGAGGCGATGCTCGCTGACGATGTCGTCTTCCACAGTCCCGTCGCGTTCAAGCCCTACCCGGGCAAGGCGGTCACCAGCGCCATCTTGCAGGCGGTGATCGAGGTCTTCGAGGACTTCCACTACGTGCGCGAGATTCAGGACGGTATCAACCACGCCTACGTCTTCGAGGCCAAGGTCGACGGGCTCCACCTCACCGGCTGCGACTTCTTGGTGTTCAACGAACACGGCAAGATCGTCGACTTCATGGTCATGGTCCGCCCGCTCAAGGCAGCCCAGGCGCTCGCGACACGAATGGGCGAGCGTTTCCCGGCCATCCAGGCGGCGGCGCTCGCCAAAATCCAGAACGAGGGGTAA